Proteins encoded in a region of the Methylosinus trichosporium OB3b genome:
- the glyA gene encoding serine hydroxymethyltransferase, producing the protein MSQTSFFSTPLAESDPELAKAIGLELGRQRDEIELIASENIVSKAVLEAQGSVLTNKYAEGYPGKRYYGGCQFVDIAENLAIERAKQLFGCGFANVQPNSGSQANQSVFLALATPGDTFLGLDLAAGGHLTHGSPVNLSGKWFKPVPYTVRKDDQRIDMEQVAALAAEHKPKLIIAGGSGYSRIWDFEAFRKIADSVGAYFMVDMAHFAGLVAAGLHPSPFPHAHIVTTTTHKTLRGPRGGMVLTNDEEIAKKINSAVFPGLQGGPLMHVIAGKAAAFGEALKPEFKAYQQQVKDNAQTLAQTLVDAGLAIVSGGTDNHLMLVDLRPKKLTGKAAEAALGRAHITCNKNGIPFDPEKPFVTSGIRLGSPAATSRGFGTAEFKTVGGYIVEVLDGLAAKGEADNAATEAAVKEKVHALTAKFPIY; encoded by the coding sequence ATGAGCCAGACCAGCTTTTTCTCTACTCCGCTCGCCGAATCCGATCCCGAGCTCGCCAAGGCCATCGGTCTCGAGCTCGGCCGGCAGCGCGACGAGATCGAGCTGATCGCCTCCGAGAACATCGTCTCCAAGGCGGTGCTCGAGGCGCAGGGCTCGGTTCTGACCAACAAATACGCCGAAGGCTATCCGGGCAAGCGCTATTATGGCGGCTGCCAGTTCGTCGACATCGCCGAGAATCTGGCGATCGAGCGCGCCAAGCAGCTGTTCGGCTGCGGCTTCGCCAATGTGCAGCCGAATTCCGGCAGCCAGGCCAATCAGTCGGTGTTCCTCGCTCTGGCGACGCCGGGCGACACGTTTCTCGGCCTCGACCTCGCTGCGGGCGGCCATTTGACGCATGGCTCGCCGGTCAACCTCTCCGGCAAATGGTTCAAGCCGGTCCCCTATACGGTGCGCAAGGACGACCAGCGCATCGACATGGAACAGGTCGCGGCGCTCGCCGCCGAGCACAAGCCGAAGCTGATCATCGCCGGCGGCTCGGGCTATTCGCGCATCTGGGACTTCGAGGCCTTCCGCAAGATCGCCGACAGCGTCGGCGCTTATTTCATGGTCGACATGGCGCATTTCGCCGGCCTCGTGGCCGCCGGCCTGCACCCCTCGCCGTTCCCGCATGCGCATATCGTCACCACCACGACACATAAGACGCTGCGCGGCCCGCGCGGCGGCATGGTGCTCACCAATGACGAAGAGATCGCCAAGAAGATCAATTCGGCGGTGTTCCCCGGCCTGCAGGGCGGCCCGTTGATGCATGTGATCGCCGGCAAGGCCGCCGCCTTCGGCGAGGCGCTGAAGCCGGAGTTCAAGGCCTATCAGCAACAGGTGAAGGACAACGCCCAGACGCTGGCGCAGACGCTGGTCGACGCCGGCCTCGCCATCGTCTCCGGCGGCACCGACAATCATCTGATGCTGGTCGATCTGCGTCCGAAGAAGCTGACCGGCAAGGCGGCGGAAGCGGCGCTCGGCCGCGCCCATATCACCTGCAACAAGAACGGCATTCCCTTCGATCCGGAGAAGCCCTTCGTCACCTCCGGCATTCGCCTCGGCTCGCCGGCCGCCACCTCGCGCGGCTTCGGCACGGCGGAGTTCAAGACGGTTGGCGGCTATATCGTCGAGGTGCTGGACGGGCTCGCCGCCAAGGGCGAGGCGGACAACGCCGCGACGGAAGCCGCGGTGAAGGAGAAGGTCCACGCGCTGACGGCGAAATTCCCGATCTATTGA
- a CDS encoding heterodisulfide reductase-related iron-sulfur binding cluster: protein MREGGLEAPFRRPLDWENPDFTDEAMLDAEMRRVLDICHGCRRCFNLCDSFPRLFDLVDESPKGELETVASKDFKQIVDACTLCDMCFLTKCPYVPPHEFDLDFPHLMLRYRAVEAKKNGVARADRELAETDRNGALATKLAPLANWTTDRAHKTARNVLEKVAGLHHEAVLPKYSGKTLEALAKETPVEVNRAAPGFGRKAVIYATCFGEYNNPAVGLAARAVLAKNGVETKIVHPHCCGMPLLEQGLIGEVAASAKKVAAAFEPFIDEGYDVIALVPSCALMLKFEWPLIVTDDAKVKKLAQSTFDLSEYVVGVARKEGMAEGLAPIEGGVAFHVSCHSRAQNIGQKGAELLRLVPQADVQVIERCSGHGGAWGYKTQNFTTALKVGKPVARSAAGAGKRYLVSECPLSGPHIEQGVERLGGEEPKPELLTHPIELLARAYGLV from the coding sequence ATGAGGGAAGGCGGTCTCGAGGCGCCCTTCAGGCGTCCGCTGGATTGGGAAAATCCGGATTTCACCGACGAGGCGATGCTCGACGCCGAGATGCGCCGCGTGCTCGACATCTGCCACGGCTGCCGGCGCTGCTTCAATCTGTGCGATTCCTTCCCGCGCTTGTTCGATCTCGTCGACGAGTCGCCCAAGGGCGAGCTCGAGACCGTCGCCAGCAAGGATTTCAAGCAAATCGTCGACGCCTGCACGCTCTGCGACATGTGCTTCCTGACGAAGTGTCCCTATGTGCCGCCGCATGAGTTCGATCTCGACTTTCCGCATCTGATGCTGCGCTATCGCGCCGTCGAGGCGAAGAAGAACGGCGTCGCGCGCGCCGATCGTGAACTGGCCGAGACGGATCGCAATGGCGCGCTCGCGACGAAGCTCGCGCCCCTCGCCAATTGGACGACCGATCGCGCCCATAAAACCGCGCGCAATGTGCTGGAGAAGGTCGCCGGCCTGCATCACGAGGCCGTGCTGCCGAAATATTCGGGAAAGACGCTCGAGGCGCTGGCGAAAGAGACGCCGGTCGAGGTGAATCGCGCGGCGCCGGGCTTCGGCCGCAAGGCGGTGATCTACGCCACCTGCTTCGGCGAATATAACAACCCCGCCGTCGGCCTCGCCGCGCGCGCGGTGCTGGCGAAGAACGGCGTCGAGACGAAGATCGTGCATCCGCATTGCTGCGGCATGCCGCTCTTGGAGCAGGGGCTGATCGGCGAGGTCGCGGCCTCGGCGAAAAAAGTCGCCGCCGCCTTCGAGCCCTTCATCGACGAGGGCTATGACGTGATCGCGCTGGTTCCCTCTTGCGCCTTGATGCTGAAATTCGAATGGCCGCTGATCGTCACCGACGACGCGAAGGTGAAGAAGCTCGCGCAATCGACCTTCGATCTCAGCGAATATGTGGTGGGCGTCGCCCGCAAGGAGGGGATGGCCGAAGGGCTCGCGCCGATCGAGGGCGGCGTCGCCTTCCATGTCTCCTGCCATTCGCGCGCGCAGAACATCGGCCAGAAGGGCGCCGAGCTGCTGCGTCTCGTGCCGCAGGCCGATGTGCAGGTGATCGAGCGCTGCTCCGGCCATGGCGGCGCCTGGGGCTATAAGACGCAGAATTTCACGACGGCGCTGAAGGTCGGCAAGCCGGTTGCGCGTTCGGCGGCGGGCGCGGGCAAACGCTATCTCGTCTCCGAATGTCCGCTGTCGGGCCCGCATATCGAGCAGGGCGTGGAGCGGCTCGGCGGCGAGGAGCCAAAGCCCGAGCTGCTGACGCATCCGATCGAGCTGCTCGCCCGCGCCTATGGGCTCGTGTAA
- a CDS encoding sulfotransferase, giving the protein MIDPSSGAAPVFILSCERSGSTLLRMIIDTHSQIACPAQAYLGPTCRSLIDTIRFSVGQRFDGSERDRDTQILQEVRAIVDGLMQRYAAMRGKRLWCEKTTLNVDFLDILSKVFPDARYLCLYRNCMDVVQSCLKFSSLGFMPELASYVAAQPDNLVAAMAESWLDKNTKILDFESAHPDRCFRVVYEEMTRDPRATLPHIFAFLGLAWEPSIVDKVFTSDHDRGDGDVKVHFSEKINQDSVGRGRAIPLASVPEALRSRIDGLSEKLGQDTLARFYGGGEPGEAATKARPVDFHALVRARLPMSDSERRAGLRGVCRFVVEGEGGDAWILDLSGPEVLVREDAGDSADCTIAVTHPAFCELVDGTATVGEVYERGAVSIQGSTHLALQVGLLMFG; this is encoded by the coding sequence ATGATCGATCCGTCCAGCGGCGCGGCGCCGGTTTTCATCCTGTCATGTGAAAGATCAGGATCGACATTGCTGCGTATGATCATCGACACGCATTCGCAGATCGCCTGCCCGGCGCAAGCCTATCTCGGCCCAACCTGCCGAAGTCTGATCGACACGATCCGTTTTTCGGTCGGACAGCGTTTCGATGGTTCGGAAAGAGACCGTGATACGCAAATCCTGCAGGAGGTGCGCGCGATCGTCGATGGATTGATGCAACGCTACGCCGCGATGCGAGGCAAGCGCCTGTGGTGCGAGAAAACGACGCTGAATGTCGATTTCCTCGATATTCTGTCGAAAGTCTTCCCCGATGCGAGATATTTGTGTCTCTACCGCAATTGCATGGATGTCGTTCAGTCTTGTCTGAAGTTCAGCTCGCTCGGCTTCATGCCCGAGCTCGCTTCCTATGTCGCCGCCCAGCCGGACAATCTCGTGGCCGCCATGGCAGAGAGCTGGCTGGACAAGAATACGAAAATCCTGGATTTCGAAAGCGCGCATCCAGATCGATGCTTTCGTGTCGTCTATGAGGAAATGACCCGCGACCCCCGCGCCACACTGCCGCATATCTTCGCTTTTCTCGGCCTAGCTTGGGAGCCGAGCATAGTGGACAAGGTCTTTACCTCCGATCACGATCGTGGCGACGGCGACGTCAAAGTTCACTTCTCGGAGAAGATCAATCAGGACTCCGTCGGAAGAGGCCGCGCTATTCCGCTCGCCTCCGTCCCCGAGGCCTTGCGATCGCGCATCGACGGCTTGAGTGAAAAACTGGGCCAGGACACGCTCGCGCGCTTCTATGGCGGAGGAGAGCCGGGCGAGGCGGCGACGAAGGCCAGACCCGTCGACTTTCATGCGCTCGTTCGCGCGCGTCTGCCGATGAGCGATTCGGAACGGCGCGCCGGCCTGCGAGGCGTTTGTCGATTCGTCGTGGAAGGGGAGGGCGGCGACGCTTGGATCCTCGATCTGTCCGGACCGGAGGTCCTCGTGCGCGAGGACGCGGGCGACTCCGCCGATTGCACCATCGCCGTCACGCATCCGGCGTTTTGCGAATTGGTCGACGGGACGGCCACGGTCGGAGAGGTCTATGAACGTGGAGCGGTCAGCATTCAGGGCTCCACGCATCTGGCGCTGCAAGTGGGATTGTTGATGTTCGGTTGA
- a CDS encoding SixA phosphatase family protein, with protein sequence MRRLILLRHAKADAHSAGGDRQRPLTKRGEEDARRVGRYLAEEGLVPDFAVSSDARRAKRTLDLALAAFPREVGRKLDDAIYLADPDRLLDVLRETPPETATLLAIGHNPGFADLACALATDGAPGDLSRLRSKYPTAAFAVLDFSGDDWTEVGNAGARLERFVTPADLRGGGDEPD encoded by the coding sequence ATGCGACGCCTCATTCTCCTGCGCCACGCCAAGGCCGACGCCCATTCGGCGGGCGGCGACCGCCAGCGGCCGCTGACCAAGCGCGGGGAGGAGGACGCCCGCCGCGTCGGACGTTATCTCGCGGAGGAAGGCCTCGTGCCCGATTTCGCCGTCTCCTCCGACGCGCGCCGCGCCAAGCGCACGCTCGATCTCGCCCTCGCCGCCTTTCCGCGCGAGGTGGGGCGCAAGCTCGACGACGCGATCTATCTCGCCGATCCCGACCGTCTGCTCGACGTGCTGCGCGAGACGCCGCCCGAGACCGCGACGCTGCTCGCCATCGGCCACAACCCGGGCTTCGCCGATCTCGCCTGCGCCCTCGCCACCGACGGCGCGCCCGGCGATTTGTCGCGCCTGCGCTCGAAATATCCGACGGCGGCCTTCGCGGTGCTGGATTTTTCCGGCGACGACTGGACCGAGGTCGGCAACGCCGGCGCGCGTCTCGAGCGCTTCGTCACGCCCGCGGATTTGCGGGGCGGCGGCGACGAGCCGGATTGA
- a CDS encoding IS4 family transposase — protein sequence MRFQNSVFVDLLKPIDRRAFGQIVARHKGDAYDKSFKSWDHLVVLIAAQLGGETSLRSLEAAFNANSGSHYHLGVRRIARSTLAEANARRPVGVFADLFARLSCELDRRTRRDGAELLRLIDSTPIPLSKFHDFARSNGRIHGMKMHVVYDPGVDRPFCVEVTPANVNDVEIGKKTPIEAGATYVFDKGYYDFKWWRDIHEARALFVTRPKSNTRLADLADREMPQTRGEGYTVLRDCEVELASKGDSKLPMPLRRLHIQRDALKDGKPQLIVVITNDMTRSAVEIAALYKARWAIELLFRWIKQHLNIRKFLGENENAVRLQLIAAMIAFVLLRIAAHRHDIELAHLRFSELAGRFLFERRPIDRLERPPPKYQAARRRISPRQLELAYA from the coding sequence ATGCGCTTCCAGAATAGCGTTTTTGTCGACTTGCTCAAGCCGATCGATCGTCGCGCGTTCGGCCAAATCGTCGCGCGCCACAAGGGCGACGCCTACGACAAATCCTTCAAGAGCTGGGATCATCTCGTCGTCCTGATCGCCGCTCAGCTCGGCGGCGAAACGAGCCTGCGCAGCCTCGAGGCCGCCTTCAACGCCAACAGCGGCTCCCATTATCACCTCGGCGTCCGCAGGATCGCCCGCTCCACCCTCGCCGAAGCCAACGCACGCCGGCCCGTCGGCGTCTTCGCCGATCTGTTCGCGCGCCTCTCCTGCGAACTCGACCGCAGAACCCGGCGCGACGGCGCAGAACTCCTGCGCCTCATCGATTCGACGCCTATCCCGTTGAGCAAATTCCACGACTTCGCCCGCTCGAACGGCCGCATCCACGGCATGAAGATGCACGTCGTCTACGATCCCGGGGTCGACCGCCCCTTCTGCGTCGAGGTCACGCCCGCCAATGTCAACGATGTCGAGATCGGCAAGAAGACGCCGATCGAGGCCGGCGCGACCTATGTCTTCGACAAGGGCTATTATGATTTCAAATGGTGGAGGGACATTCACGAGGCCCGAGCCTTGTTCGTCACGCGCCCCAAGAGCAACACCCGCCTCGCCGACCTCGCGGATCGGGAGATGCCGCAGACGCGCGGCGAAGGCTACACCGTGCTCAGGGATTGCGAGGTCGAGCTCGCCAGCAAGGGCGACTCGAAACTGCCCATGCCGCTGCGTCGCCTTCATATTCAACGCGATGCGCTGAAGGACGGCAAGCCGCAGCTGATCGTCGTGATCACCAACGACATGACGCGTTCGGCGGTCGAGATCGCCGCGCTCTACAAGGCGCGCTGGGCCATAGAGCTGCTGTTCCGCTGGATCAAGCAGCATCTCAACATCCGCAAGTTTCTCGGCGAAAACGAGAACGCCGTGCGGCTGCAGCTGATCGCGGCGATGATCGCTTTCGTGCTGCTGCGCATCGCCGCCCACCGCCACGATATCGAACTCGCGCATCTGCGGTTCTCGGAGCTCGCCGGCAGGTTTCTGTTCGAGCGGCGACCGATCGACAGACTCGAACGGCCGCCGCCCAAATATCAGGCCGCGCGGCGGCGCATATCGCCGAGGCAGCTGGAGCTCGCCTATGCCTGA
- a CDS encoding DUF3501 family protein codes for MAPKHDISVADLLPPEDYAKIRVESRKRIAARKRNRRVEVGPFVTFHFEDFETIWLQIQEMIHIEKGGLEQAPSEIAAYNPLIPKGRELVATFMIEIDEPQRRKRVLATLGAIEETAFIEVNGERIFGAAETDQDRTSAEGKASAVQFVHFPFTDAQAAAFREPGARALIGFTHANYGHIAVMPEAVRAELAQDFA; via the coding sequence ATGGCGCCAAAGCACGACATCTCCGTCGCCGATCTGCTGCCGCCCGAAGACTATGCGAAGATTCGTGTGGAGAGCCGCAAGCGCATCGCCGCGCGAAAGCGCAACCGCCGCGTCGAGGTCGGGCCGTTCGTCACCTTTCACTTCGAGGATTTCGAGACGATCTGGCTGCAGATTCAGGAGATGATTCATATAGAGAAGGGCGGGCTCGAGCAGGCGCCGAGCGAGATCGCCGCCTATAATCCGCTCATTCCGAAGGGCCGCGAGCTGGTGGCGACCTTCATGATCGAGATCGACGAGCCGCAGCGCCGCAAGCGCGTGCTCGCGACGCTCGGCGCGATCGAGGAGACCGCCTTCATCGAGGTGAACGGCGAGCGCATCTTCGGCGCCGCCGAGACCGATCAGGACCGCACCAGCGCCGAGGGCAAGGCGAGCGCGGTTCAATTCGTGCATTTCCCCTTCACCGACGCGCAGGCCGCGGCCTTCCGCGAGCCCGGCGCGCGCGCGCTGATCGGCTTCACCCACGCGAATTACGGGCATATCGCCGTGATGCCCGAAGCGGTGCGCGCGGAATTGGCGCAGGATTTCGCCTGA
- a CDS encoding TonB-dependent receptor yields MTRHSFRSRLLGCCAAALPLAAESALAQETLPEIEIAAASPIARRAPAQKNKDAGPGVLKIVTDQFATTTVVGIDEIRRSPGATLGDVLNGKPGISSSSFAPGANRPILRGLDNYRVRVQENGIGASGVSELGEDHGVPLDPLAIGRVEVVRGPATLRWGSQAIGGVIDASNDRIPTALPCREGQTSLLAPCMRAETRSAVSTVDAGLEQAALVDVGQGNFAFHADAHGRRTSNYAIPAYPYLSPPETGAPGVGGRQPNSWLRSSGWSAGGSYIFDRGFFGVAVTRFESVYRIPGVEASDTRTRIDMRQTKVTGRGEYRPLSSFVDAIRLYAGVTDYQHHELGDEGGFDGIQQTFANQEQEGRIEAQLKPFELGFGRLVNAVGVQGSHQRLIAPGVDGALFDPTESRSIAFYSFNELALSTATRLQLAGRIEQVETSGKTPNLFVDPSLSIGYQRNFAPKSLSFGLLHDLPFALTASLTASHVERAPRGPELFSHGVHDATGTFDIGNPNLSIESAQTVEAGLRRAEGPLRFEATVFYTHFNGFIYRRLTGESCDGDIESCTPSGAGGDVHQAVYSQRDANFVGGEFQSQWDAAALMGGVFGVENQLDVVRATFTDGTNVPRIPPVRVGGGIFWRDSSWLARINVLHAFAQNHVAPIAETPTKDYNRLRAEISYRAELPASGFPAREIRVGVIGDNLLNADIRNSVSYKKDEVPMAGANARLFVDFVF; encoded by the coding sequence ATGACGAGACATTCCTTCCGCAGCAGGCTGCTGGGCTGCTGCGCAGCGGCGCTGCCGCTCGCGGCCGAGAGCGCGCTCGCGCAAGAGACGCTTCCCGAGATCGAGATCGCCGCGGCCAGCCCGATCGCGCGGCGCGCGCCGGCGCAGAAAAACAAGGACGCCGGGCCGGGCGTGCTGAAAATCGTCACCGATCAATTCGCGACGACGACAGTGGTCGGGATCGACGAGATCCGCCGCTCTCCGGGCGCGACGCTCGGCGACGTGCTGAACGGAAAGCCCGGAATTTCCAGCTCCAGCTTCGCGCCAGGCGCCAATCGGCCCATCCTGCGCGGTCTCGATAATTATCGCGTGCGCGTGCAGGAGAACGGGATCGGCGCCAGCGGCGTATCCGAGCTCGGCGAGGACCATGGCGTGCCGCTCGATCCGCTGGCGATCGGCCGTGTGGAAGTGGTGCGCGGCCCGGCCACTCTGCGCTGGGGCTCGCAGGCGATCGGCGGCGTCATCGACGCCAGCAACGACCGCATCCCCACGGCGCTCCCCTGCCGCGAGGGCCAGACCTCGCTGCTCGCGCCCTGCATGCGGGCGGAGACGCGCAGCGCCGTCTCGACCGTCGACGCCGGTCTCGAGCAGGCGGCGCTCGTCGATGTGGGGCAGGGCAATTTCGCCTTTCACGCCGATGCGCATGGACGGCGCACGAGCAATTACGCCATTCCCGCCTATCCCTATCTCTCGCCGCCCGAGACCGGCGCGCCCGGCGTCGGTGGGCGCCAGCCCAATTCCTGGCTGCGCTCGAGCGGCTGGTCGGCCGGCGGCTCCTATATTTTCGATCGCGGATTCTTCGGCGTCGCGGTGACGCGATTCGAGAGCGTCTATCGCATTCCCGGGGTGGAGGCCTCCGACACGCGCACGCGCATAGACATGCGCCAGACCAAGGTCACGGGCCGGGGCGAATATCGGCCGCTGTCCTCTTTCGTCGATGCGATCCGGCTCTATGCCGGCGTCACCGATTACCAGCATCACGAGCTCGGCGACGAGGGCGGCTTCGACGGCATTCAGCAGACCTTCGCCAATCAGGAGCAGGAGGGGCGGATCGAGGCGCAGCTCAAGCCCTTCGAGCTGGGCTTCGGGCGCCTCGTGAACGCCGTCGGCGTTCAAGGGTCGCATCAGCGGCTCATCGCGCCCGGCGTCGACGGCGCGCTGTTCGATCCGACCGAGTCGCGCAGCATCGCCTTTTATTCCTTCAACGAGCTCGCTCTCTCGACGGCGACGCGCCTGCAGCTCGCCGGCCGCATCGAGCAGGTGGAGACGAGCGGCAAGACGCCGAATCTCTTCGTCGACCCCTCGCTCTCCATAGGCTATCAGCGCAATTTCGCGCCCAAGAGCCTGTCGTTCGGTCTGCTGCACGACCTCCCTTTTGCGCTGACCGCGAGCCTCACCGCGAGCCATGTCGAGCGCGCGCCGCGCGGGCCGGAGCTGTTCTCGCATGGCGTGCATGACGCGACCGGCACCTTCGACATCGGCAATCCGAATCTTTCGATCGAATCGGCGCAGACGGTGGAGGCCGGGCTGCGGCGGGCCGAGGGGCCTCTGCGTTTCGAAGCGACCGTCTTCTACACGCATTTCAATGGCTTCATCTATCGGCGCCTGACCGGCGAGAGCTGCGACGGCGATATCGAGAGCTGCACGCCTTCGGGGGCGGGCGGCGACGTCCATCAGGCCGTCTATTCGCAGCGCGACGCGAATTTCGTCGGCGGCGAGTTCCAGAGTCAATGGGATGCCGCGGCGCTGATGGGGGGCGTCTTCGGCGTCGAGAATCAGCTCGACGTCGTGCGCGCGACTTTCACGGATGGAACCAATGTGCCGCGCATCCCGCCGGTGCGCGTCGGCGGCGGAATATTCTGGCGCGACTCCAGCTGGCTCGCGCGCATAAATGTGCTGCACGCCTTCGCGCAGAATCACGTCGCGCCGATCGCCGAGACGCCGACGAAGGATTATAATCGCCTGCGCGCGGAGATCAGCTATCGGGCGGAGCTGCCCGCGAGCGGCTTTCCGGCGCGCGAAATTCGCGTCGGCGTGATCGGCGACAATCTGCTGAACGCCGATATTCGCAACAGCGTGTCCTATAAGAAGGACGAGGTCCCGATGGCGGGCGCCAATGCGCGTCTGTTCGTGGATTTCGTGTTCTGA
- a CDS encoding YcjX family protein, which yields MSQLSDLLFETSVAASSLKDYLSGARLRLGVTGLSRSGKTVFITALVHQLTRAVAAKTAGPGRKSLLPVFRVAAENRLVSAHLDPQPDDAVPRFAYEEHLSALTGADRHWPQSTRRISELRVTLQYDRKAAGLMSSLRPGPARLDIDIVDYPGEWLLDLPLLGKTYAQWSRETLEAASAAARATIAADWRGATALTDPLGNANEETARRLAALFTNYLRAAKTDRYALSTLPPGRFLMPGDLEGSPALTFAPLPVQEESAPPAGSLAAMMERRYEAYRTHVVRPFFRDHFARLDRQIVLVDALAALNSGPAAVRDLETALADVLTAFRTGRSSLVSTIFRPKIDRILFAATKADHLHHTSHDRLEGVLRHLTSRAIERAEGVGATIDVIALAAVRATREAIVKHDGESLAAIVGTPIEGERIGDDVFDGVAEGAIFPGELPADPRNVFRGDALALPEDDADFRFLKFRPPVAALGRDMEPMPLPHIRLDRAMEFLFGDRLG from the coding sequence GTGTCGCAGCTCTCCGACCTCCTCTTCGAGACCAGCGTCGCCGCCTCCAGCCTGAAGGATTATCTTTCGGGCGCGCGGCTGCGGCTCGGCGTCACCGGCCTGTCGCGCTCGGGCAAAACGGTGTTCATCACCGCGCTCGTGCATCAGCTCACCCGCGCCGTCGCCGCCAAGACGGCCGGGCCGGGACGCAAGTCGCTGCTGCCGGTGTTCCGCGTCGCCGCCGAGAACCGGCTCGTCTCCGCCCATCTCGATCCGCAGCCCGACGACGCCGTTCCCCGCTTCGCTTATGAGGAGCATCTCTCCGCGCTCACCGGCGCCGACCGCCACTGGCCGCAATCGACGCGGCGCATCTCCGAGCTGCGCGTCACGCTGCAATATGACCGCAAGGCCGCCGGCCTGATGTCGAGCCTGCGGCCGGGCCCGGCGCGGCTCGACATCGACATCGTCGATTATCCGGGCGAATGGCTGCTCGATCTGCCGCTGCTCGGCAAGACTTACGCGCAATGGTCGCGCGAGACGCTGGAGGCGGCTTCCGCCGCCGCCCGCGCCACCATCGCCGCCGATTGGCGCGGCGCCACCGCGCTGACCGATCCGCTCGGCAATGCGAATGAGGAGACGGCGCGCCGTCTCGCCGCGCTGTTCACCAATTATCTGCGCGCGGCCAAGACCGACCGCTACGCCCTCTCCACTTTGCCGCCCGGGCGCTTCCTGATGCCCGGCGATCTCGAGGGCTCGCCGGCGCTGACCTTCGCGCCGCTGCCCGTGCAGGAGGAGAGCGCGCCGCCCGCGGGCAGCCTCGCGGCGATGATGGAGCGGCGATACGAGGCCTATCGGACGCATGTGGTCCGCCCCTTCTTCCGCGACCATTTCGCTCGGCTCGACCGGCAGATCGTGCTCGTCGACGCGCTCGCCGCGCTGAACTCCGGACCGGCCGCGGTGCGCGACCTCGAGACCGCGCTCGCCGATGTGCTGACCGCCTTCCGCACCGGCCGCTCCAGCCTCGTGTCGACGATCTTCCGCCCCAAGATCGACCGCATTCTGTTCGCCGCCACCAAGGCCGATCATCTGCATCACACCAGCCACGACCGGCTCGAGGGCGTGCTGCGCCATCTCACCTCGCGCGCCATAGAGCGGGCCGAGGGCGTCGGCGCGACCATAGACGTCATCGCGCTCGCCGCGGTGCGCGCGACGCGCGAGGCCATCGTCAAGCATGATGGCGAATCGCTCGCCGCCATCGTCGGCACGCCGATCGAGGGCGAGCGCATCGGCGACGACGTCTTCGACGGCGTGGCGGAAGGCGCGATCTTCCCCGGCGAGCTGCCCGCCGATCCGCGCAATGTGTTCCGCGGCGACGCGCTCGCTCTGCCGGAGGACGACGCCGATTTCCGCTTCCTGAAGTTCCGCCCCCCGGTCGCCGCGCTCGGCCGCGACATGGAACCCATGCCGTTGCCGCACATAAGGCTCGACCGGGCGATGGAGTTCCTGTTCGGCGACCGCCTCGGCTGA
- a CDS encoding rubrerythrin family protein, with protein MATLKGTKTEQNLKDAFAGESQANRRYLYFAQKADVEGHNDVAVVFRSTAEGETGHAHGHLEFLEVVGDPATGLPIGKTEDNLKAAVAGETHEYTDMYPGFARSAREEGFEEIADWFETLAKAERSHAGRFQKALDELK; from the coding sequence ATGGCTACGCTCAAGGGCACCAAGACCGAGCAGAATTTGAAGGACGCCTTCGCCGGCGAGAGCCAGGCGAATCGTCGCTATCTGTATTTCGCCCAAAAGGCGGATGTCGAAGGCCACAACGACGTTGCGGTCGTGTTCCGCTCCACGGCGGAAGGCGAGACCGGCCATGCGCATGGCCATCTCGAATTTCTCGAGGTCGTCGGCGATCCGGCCACCGGCCTGCCGATCGGCAAGACCGAGGATAATCTGAAGGCCGCCGTCGCCGGCGAGACGCACGAATATACGGATATGTATCCGGGCTTCGCGCGCTCGGCCCGCGAGGAGGGTTTCGAGGAGATCGCCGATTGGTTCGAGACGCTGGCCAAGGCCGAGCGCAGCCACGCCGGCCGTTTCCAGAAGGCTCTCGACGAGCTGAAATAA
- a CDS encoding Rieske (2Fe-2S) protein yields the protein MEVSEIFAVCHVNDVAKRRAVGYVLARINEEGKTVPFPIIIVRHQGKYYAYVNRCPHQNSRLDFEPKSFFDPTQRFLLCGKHGAQFDIPTGVCNDGPCVGAELEKVALVIDQEEVCIAGVQIAEEDGLDREEKDLYPEVVITSD from the coding sequence ATGGAGGTCAGCGAAATCTTCGCCGTTTGCCACGTCAATGACGTCGCCAAGCGCAGGGCGGTCGGCTATGTGCTCGCCCGCATCAATGAGGAAGGGAAGACAGTCCCCTTTCCGATCATCATCGTACGTCATCAGGGCAAATATTACGCCTATGTGAATCGCTGCCCGCATCAGAATAGCCGGCTCGACTTCGAGCCGAAATCCTTCTTCGATCCCACGCAGCGATTCCTGCTCTGTGGCAAGCATGGCGCGCAGTTCGACATTCCGACCGGCGTCTGCAACGACGGCCCCTGCGTCGGCGCGGAGCTCGAGAAGGTCGCGCTGGTGATAGATCAAGAGGAGGTGTGCATCGCCGGCGTGCAGATCGCCGAGGAAGACGGCCTCGATCGCGAGGAGAAGGATCTCTATCCGGAGGTGGTGATCACTTCCGATTGA